The genomic DNA TTTTGTCATAAATCATTTATCTGGCTTATATTTAAGATATATTGGTGGATACTTTACACTTTTTAATTCCTCATTACTTCTTAAAAGTTTATTATTATTTTCCATATCATAAATTTGTAACATTACTTTATTTACATATAGAGCATAATAATTATCACTATAAAAATATTGATACTCATATCGAGGGTCACCTTTGTAATACACTTTGTATAGTATTCCTTCGTAACTTGCCTTCTTGGCTTTTTCTTTTGTAATACTTTTTATATTATCTTTTGAAATATCTTGCTTTACCATATACTTATCAATATATGTTTCAGCATCTTTCCATGGTTTAATGTAGTTTTTATATACAACAAACCCTGTTACACTTATAATACCTATAATTAATACTATAAAAATAACTTTATATTTTTTCATATTAATCCTCCTTCATTTATTATTTAAAACTCGATATAATGCACTAAAAAAAGGATGTTATCTTTTTTATTAAAATATAACATCCCTCATATTTAGCATCAATATATATGCCCCAACTGGTAGGTTAAAAGACCCCACTGTCAGTACTTTGATTAAATTACATGTATGTATATATATTTTTAACAAATCTATTATATGTCAACTTGTCTACTATTACATATAATCTGTAATATTACATCTGCTGCTTTTTTTGAGCCTCCTGCATTATAAAAGCTTTTTGATAGTTTAGTTGCATTTTCTTTATATTCATTGTCATTTATAACTTGAAATACTGCTTTTTTAATACTTTCTGACTTATCCTCTTTTAACATAATTCCTGCTCCCAAATGAACAACTCTCTTAGCTACCATTCTCTGCTCCGAATGTTGAGGAAATAATACCATAGGTACTCCATAATATAAACTTTCATTAACACTATTCATCCCAGAATGAGTAACAAACACATCAGTTTTTTGAAGTATAGCAATCTGTTCAACACTATTTTTAACCTCAAAATTATTTGGTATATTTCCTAAACTTTTAATATTAGTACTTCTACCAACAGACATAATCACATCAACATCAGAATCTTTAAATGCATTTATACAGTTTTTATAAAAGCTAACATTTTTATTATTAATTGTACCAAGCGAAATATATATTAGCTTTCTTTTTCTCTCTTTAGGTTCAATAATCAACTTTGATACTGATGGACCTACAAATGAATACTTACTAGAGAAGGTTTCTACCATTGGTTGAAATTCTTTTGATGTATATACAATGGTATCCGTATCATTATCATTAGAAACTATAGAAATAAAATTTTTTACTTCATACCCTTTTCTTTGTAAAAGCTTTATTTTTTTATTAATGCGTCTTACACCAAAAATCATACGTATAATTTCTATAAAGTTTTGTTTCATCAACTTTGCTGTATGTTTATTAAATGCAAAAGTTGTTGTAGAGCATACATATGGAATATTAAGTTTTTGTGCAAATAACTTTCCCCAAAAACTTAATGAATCTGATACAATGCAATCTGGATTAAAATCTTTAAGTTCTCTACAAACTTTTTCATCTAAAGAAATAGTAGTATCTACTATCATCTCAATTAATCCAGGAAAATCCTTACCAATTTTTTTCTCATCTCCAGGGAGTAATTCTGGAAGGTATTTATCACAACAAATAAATTTTGCTCCAGCACCTTCAATTTTATCTTTAAATTCATTAAAAGAATAATACAATACCTCATTTCCTCTATCCACTAATTCACGAACTACTTCAATAGTAGGATTAGTATGACCATATGCAGGAATGCTAAAAAATACTATTTTACTCATATTTCATACCTCCTTTTATAATTTTTTTAAATCATTCTTCTTTACGTACTACTCCCACATGACCTATAAAATTTATCAAATCACGTTGATGAACAATTCCTAATCCTCTTTCCTCATCTCCAAGTACCAATAATTTATCTCCTGCATTTATATTAAATACTTCTCTTGCTTCTTTTGGAATGACAATCTGACCACGTTCACCAACTACAACTGCTCCAAAGAAAAACTTTCCTTTAGGAGGTACTATAATACCTGTTTTTTCTTCTGAATGATTAACTAAGTCATCTAGTTTGACATTGTACAATTTTGCAAGTTTAATGCAACTACCTATATCAGGAATAGATTCTCCACTTTCCCATTTTGCTATTGATTGTCTAGAAACATTAAGTTTTTCAGCTAATTCTTCTTGTGTATACTGGTTGATTTTTCTTAGACTTTTTAAATTCTCATTAATCATATTTTTCATACCTCCTATGTTTATAATATTGGATTTATTATTTAAATTCTATCAACTAATCTTAACATTCATATATATATTTATATACTTTTATTATATAAATTTATTATTCAGGTAACATATTTCCTTAAGTTATCGTAAACAAAAAAACAAGCACAAATCTACTAACTGTTGTTAAAGTATTTAAGTTAAGGTCATTTACATTATCAAATATTTCTACACCTTTAAAATAACCTTTATATTTATAATCTTTCATAAGCAAATTATTATCCCTTCTCATATACAAGTCCAGTTGATGTCTTGTTGCTAAATTTAATGGTAATCAAATTCTTTACCAATAAGTATAAAAATTACTAATGTGTTATAATTTTCTTAACTACTAAATTTTACATACATTTGAATAGAATATATCAATAAATTACTATAATAAATAAAAAATTAAGAGTTAAAATAAAAAATAGTTAGGGAGATATTATTATGATTTTATATTTTAGCGGAACTGGTAATAGCCGATATGTGGCTCGTAAAATTGCACAAGAATTAAATGATGAACTGATATCACTAAATCAACTTATAAAAGAGGAAAAAACAGATGAATTAATATCAGCAGATAAACCATTCATATTTGTATGTCCTACTTATGCATGGAGATTGCCAATAGTGGTTACGGATTTTATAAAAGAAACAAAATTTCTAGGAAGCAACAGAGTTTACTTTGTAATGACTTGTGGTGGAGATACAGCAAAATCCATAAACTATATTCAAAAACTATGTAAATATAAGGAATGGCAATTAAAAGGTATGGCAGAAATTAAAATGCCAGAGAATTATATAGCTTTATTTTCTACAACAGACAAAGAAACATCAAAACAAATGATTAAAGAAGCAGATAAACAAATATATAGGATTATTTCTGATATACGCAATGAAAATGAATTTGAAACTATTACTCCTAGTGGCTTAGGAGGTACAATTAAAAGTGGTATAATAAATACAGTTTTTTATAAGACAATTATTAGTGCCAAAGGATTTCATTATACTGATAAATGCATTGGCTGTGGAAAATGTGTAGAGCTATGTCCTTTAAATAATATTAATTTAAAAAACAAAAAACCAGTTTGGAAAAATAACTGTACTCATTGTATGGCATGTATTTGTGGTTGCCCCACTGAAGCTATTGAGTATAAAAATAAAACTCAAAACAGAGAAAGATACTATTTAGAATAATATATTCTTAATATTTAAACCATTATAAAATGAACTATACCCATTGTTTTATACAGTTTTACATATTTTAACTGTCTCCTAAGATGGGTATAGTTCAAAAGATAGTGTCTCAAAGTGAACTTTTTAGTTCCTAAATCAATCTTTTTTGTATTAAATCAAGTATAATTTAATCACCTTTTCTTATATCATTTTCACTAATATGTTGTATTCCAACAAATATAAGATTTATTAGCTCTGTTAGTGACTTCCATTGTGATTTTTTTGAATCAAGATAATAATAATTTTTCGTTCCTTCTCTACGCAAATTAACAATCTCTGCTTCTTTTAATATCTTAAGATGATGAGATACAGCAGGACGAGAAAGATGTGTTTTTTTTGTGATTTCTCCCACTCGTATACCATTAAAATCACTCTCTAAGAGAGCAATTAAAATCAATTGTCTAGTCTCATCACCCATAGCAGAGATAGCTTTGCGACATTCTTTAAATTTAGACGTTATTTCTTGCATTCTTTGTTGACATTCTTTTTCCATAAAATCCACCCTCTCTTATAAGTATCTAACAGTTGCTACTTCTTTCTGTGCAGTACGTCTATATTTAACATCTGGGTATCCAATTACTAATGTTGTAAGAACATGATTACTGCGTTTTAGACCTAAAAGCTTTTTTAACTTTGGCGAATTATTTGCTACATCTGAAAAATATCCACTAAATAAAACACCTAGGCCATAAGACTCTGCCATTAATGCCATATTTGATGCTGCAAGTGAACCACTAATCTTATCTTTTGTAATTATCATTATTGCAATAGGAGCATGCTTAAAGAAAAAGTTATCGTCAATCTCAACTTCTTTTGAATATTTAATAGCTATATTTGCAATAGGTTTTATTTTTCTAAAAAATTTCACTGCTTCGTTTTCATAAATTGACTTTTTATTGTCTAAAACAATATATGATACATCTTGTGAATTTTTAGCACTAGGGGTATACCTACCTGCCTCAATAATTTGCTTTACAATTTCTGAAGAAACTTCTTTATCTTTAAATTTACGTATACTTCTTCTAGATTTAATTGCCATTAGTAATTCATCTGAATCTAGCTTTGGCTTATTTGTAAGTTCTATAGGAGGTTCATCAAATCCTGTCAAGGCAATAGCTTTTGTGGGACATATTGCTGCACAATGTCCACACATTAGACAATCTTGTTTTTTAATTACTGACTTTTTATTTTCTATAATTATATTGTTTACTGGACAATCATTTTTACAAAGCCCACATCCAATGCAAAGTTCTTTGTCAACTTCTATTATATGTTGGTATTTCATATTCATTCATCTACCTTTCGTTTATTAGTTTAAACTATTATAACACGTAGACATTTTTTATATTCATTGGTAAAGAATTTGATTACCATTAAATTTTTAATTTCTCTATTAAATAAATTTTTCATAGAATTTTAAAATATCATAGTTTATACATAATAAAAAAGACAAGCTTAAAACCTAAGCTTGCCTTTTTCATCTTTTATTACAAAGTAAATTGCACTTACTTCCCATACTTCTTAACAATTTTATTTTCTAAAATTTTATTTGTGAATCATACTATTGCATCAATACAATGTAAAATAATTCTATATTGATTTTCTATAGTTAAAAAAGTTAAAAATTATACTTATTATTAATTTTTATACTCTTCTTATTTAATACAAATTTCTTATTTAACATAGATTTCTTGTCTAATATAAATCTTCACCATTTGAAGCAATTACTTTCTTATACCATTCAAAACTTTTCTTTTTCATTCTTCTTAGACTTCCATTACCACTATTGTCTCTATCTACATATATAAATCCATAACGCTTTTCCATTTCACCTGTACCAGCACTTACTAAATCAATAGGTGCCCATGTAGTATAACCTAATAAATCGACCCCATCTATAGAAACTGCATCATGCATAGCTTTTATATGTTCTCTTATATAATCAATTCTGTAATCATCTTCTACATAACCATTTTCATCAGCTATATCTTTAGCACCTAATCCATTTTCTACAATAAATAGTGGCTTTTCATATCTATCATATACATGATTTAGTGTAATTCTCAAACCTAATGGGTCAATTGGCCATCCCCATTGACTGTATGAAAGATATGGATTTTTAGCAGATATAAATATGTTTCCTTCAGCCATATCATCTGCATTTTCATCGGTTCTAACACAACGGCTATTGTAATATGAAAATGAAATAAAATCTACTGTATATTTATTCAATAATTCAATATCACCAGGTTCCATTTCTGGTGTAATACCTTTTTGCTCCATATACTTTAACGCATAGTTAGGATATTTACCTTTAGATTGTACATCCACAAAGAAGTAATTTTCTCTATCTAACTTTGTAGCTTCCCATACATCATTAGGATTACAACTATAAGGATATACACTTCCAGCTGCAAACATACATCCAATTAAGTTATTTGAATCAACTTCATGTGCTATTTTAGTTGCAATTGCACTAGCTACAAGCTCATGATGGGCAGCTTGATATTTTATCTTTTCAACATCTTCACCTTCTTCAAAGCAAATACCAGCACCCATAAATGGAGCATGTAAAATCATATTTATTTCATTGAAAGTTAGCCAGTACTTCACTAATCCTTTATATCTTCTAAAGATAACATTGCATAATTTCTCATAGAAACCTATCATTTTTCGATTACGCCATGCACCATACTTTTTAACTAAATGCATTGGACAATCAAAGTGTGTAATAGTGACTAAAGGCTCTATTTTATATTTTTTACACTCCTTAAATATATTTTCATAAAATTGAAGTCCCTTTTCATTTGGTGTTTCTTCATCACCTTTTGGAAATATTCGACTCCATGCAATGCTCATTCTATATACTTTAAATCCCATTTCAGCAAATAACTTTATATCTTCTTTATAATTATGATACATATCAATACCAGTTTTAGCTGGATAATAATGCTCATCATCAAAATCAAACATTTTTAGTTTCCCTGTAATAACTGCTGTTCTATCTTTTCCTGTTGGACATACATCTACATTTGCCAATCCTCTTTCGTCTTCATTGTATCCACCTTCACATTGATTGGCCGCAGTAGCTCCTCCCCATAAAAAATCATTCTTAAAACTCATAGTCAAAGCCTCCTAAAATTATAACCAAAGCACTAGATTATGCTAATACCTCAATCTTTACTAAAATAAGACTGTAATTAGATTGTCTTCTAATTCAATATTTTTACTTTCTGTTTCTACTACATCTAAAAATTGTGATGAATTTGTAATAACAATTGGAGTTACAGTACTATACCCCAACTCTTTTATTGCATCAACATCAAAGTTTAATATAGTTTGACCTTTTGTAATTCTATCACCTTGTTTTATACATGCCTCAAAACCTCTTCCCTCTAATTGAATAGTATTTAATCCAATATGAATAAGCACTTCAACACCTGTATCAGAAAGAATCCCTATAGCATGTAGACTAGGAAATAAGGTTGTAACTACCCCATCTACTGGAGCAACTACTTTTCCATCACTAGGTATTATTGCCACCCCTTGACCTAGTACACCAGATGCAAATGCTGCATCCTCTATATCACTTAATTTTAATACTTCACCTTTTATAGGACTTGTTACTATTTCTCTTTCTAATTTAGTAGACTTGACTTCTTTTATTTCTTCTTTACCCTTATTTCTTACTTTTTTAGACTCTTCTACTTTCTCATCTTTATATAAAATCATAGTTAATACAAAAGCTACGACCATTGATATAGCTATACCAGAAAGAGCTACTATTAAGTTACCCATTCCCCCATCTGGTTCAATCATTGCTGGAAGTTCAAATATTCCCATTCCTCCAGTTATAAATTTTCTAAGATTAAAGAATCCATAGAAAGCGCCTCCAATACCACTAGCAATACAACTTATTATAAATGGTTTCTTTAAAGGCAATAATATTCCATAAATTGCTGGCTCTGTAACTCCAAATATACCAGATATAAAGTTTGGTATTGCCATCTCTTTTAGTTTTTTATCTTTAGTCTTGAAAAATATTGCCAACACAACTGCCGAACTTGCAAATGTACAGGCAAAGAATGGCATCATAACATTATCATATCCTAAAGTCATAACATTGTTTATATATACAGGAATAAATCCCCAGTGCATACCAAAAATAACAAGAATTTGCCAAGTAAATCCTACTATAGCACCTGCCAATAGTGGACTAAAATCTCTTATTGAAATTACAATTTGTGAAATAAGTGTAGAACCAAATGTTGCTATAGGACCTATAACTATAAGTGCAACAGGCACTGTTATTAATAATGTAAGCATTGGCACAAAGAAAAACTTAACTAAATCTGGAACACACTTATTAAATAATTTTTCACACCTAGAAGCAAAATACACTATAAATATAATTGGTACGACTGTTCCAGTATAATCAATTGATACAATTGGTAGTCCAAAAAAATCAATATATACTGGTGATGCAAACATTGTTCCTTTAAATAAAGTGTACATCACATCTGCTCCTACTGATATACTGCTACCTTGTATAGCAGGATAACATACTGCAGCTCCTAGTGCTAATCCCAACATTGGTTTTAATCCAAACTTCTTAGCTGAAGTATATCCTAAGAACAAAGGAAGGAATGTAAATAATGCATCTCCCGCTGCATTTATTACCATATAACCACCAGATACATCACTATATAATCCCATTGCTACAAATAATGCATTAAATCCTTTCAACATACCACAAGCTGCCATTATTCCTAACACTGGCTGAAAAATTCCTGATATTATATCTATACCTTTATCTAGTATATTACCTGATTTTTTAGTTTCTGAACTTGTACTTGAATCATCTAAACCAATTATTTCAACTACATCTTTATAGACAGCTTCAACATGATTTCCTATAACTACTTGATATTGTCCTCCACTTTTCATTACAGTAACAATACCTTCCATGTTTTTTAATACATTGTCATTTGCTATACTTTCATCTTTTAAAGTAAAACGTAATCTTGTAATACAGTGTACTAATCCACTAATATTTTCTTTTCCACCAACATTGTTTACTATCTCTTGTGCTAATTGTTTGTATTTTCCCATTTTTCTCCTCCATATTTCGTTTAAATTAATTTTTTGAAATTTGAAGGTTTGGCCAACTCAATGTTACCATCCAACCATAAATATAATTTTGTTAGTATCACTCCTTTCAATCATTCTTAATATACTGCTGAAAAATTATTTCACTTACATATTTGAGTCTTTAACTACTTTAGCTAAATGTATTGTTAAATATATAAGTTCATCATCTGTTAATATGTAGTTATATTGTTTTTTAATGAAATTTTTAATTTTAACTACACATTCAAACTCTTTATTATATTTAGATTTAATAATGCTTAGTAATTCTTTGTCTGTCTCACCTTCATGTGCACTATCTAAAAGCAATCTTTGCGCAAAAAACTTTAAATGCATTATAAATCTATAATAAAACACTGATTCTTCATGAAATTCTATCCTAAAATGATACCTAACTATGCTAAGTACTTCTTGTATTAACTTCGTAATATCAGATGCCAAAGTATGACCTTCACTTAACTGAGCATTCACTATATGAAAGGCTATAAATCCAGCCTCATCTTCTGGTAATTTTATACCTGTTTTGTTTTCAATAATATCTAGTGCTTTCATTCCAATTTCAAACTCTTCTTTATAAAATCTTTTAATTTCCCAAAGGATTGCATTTTTTACATTTATTCCTTCTTTCATTCTTTGAATTGCAGAATATGTATGGTCACTTAAGGATATGTAAATACTTTCATTTAGCTTCTTGTTTAACTTTATTTGTGCGTATTCTATAATTTCACTTGATAATTTCATGTGTTCTATAGGAATATTATTGAGTAATTCTTGTAGTTTGTTTGATATTTCTTTATTTGATATTCTAAATACTTTATTTACTTTAGTTTTATCTATTAGATTGCCTTTTGATTTTTGATAACCAATTCCTTTACCCATAACGATAACTTCTTCATCATTATCATCTAATGTGATTATAACATTATTGTTTAATATCTTATTAATTATCATGATTATCCTCCTTTTAAGCATAAAAAAAGCTTATCCATAATAATGGGCATACTCCTTCCTAGGATACTGCTATTATTAATGAATAAGCTTAGCTTGTCCTTAAACAATTACTACCTAATTCCAATTAATATGATAAAACATCAGACATATTTTGTCAACTTTTTATTTCCATATACTTCATCAATCTTTTGTGTTGCTTTTTGTCAGTTATAATAATTATTCTTATTAATATTAATTTAATAGAGTCCATTTTTAATAGTTTTATTATAATTTTTAAAATCAACAACATTAAATCCTTTATCTATTAGAAGATTATATGTTGTTATATGTTTTAAATTATATTTTCTTTCTCACCTCTAAACTATTCTCTATCTCTTATTTATTTCTGTAATAAAAAACGACCTTCTATAGTAATTTAAGCTCTCACAATAGGTTGTTTTTCGATTTATAAATTCAATTATTAACCTCTTCATTTGACTTAAAATCTATACTAGATTTGTCTCAATAAAAAATTTATAAGTCTAATTTAATATTTCTTTGAGCCAATATAAATATAAAACAATTTATAGACAATACTACTAAAAATTCTATTAAAATCAATAAATAATTAATATTATAAGCTCTCTGCAACAATGAAATTAGTAAGAATCTAAATAGTTCATAAAAAATTGCTATAAGAGTACTTTGGATAATTGATACAATTATCATTTCTAATAAACCTATTTTTATCAATTTTCGTTTACTCATTCCTACTCTATACATAATTTGATAATCTAGTACTCTCCTTATAAAAATAATTATTTGAGATGTTAGTATTAGAAGTATACTTGACAATGACACAGCAAATATAATATTCAAAAGTAATGACTTTTGATCATCAACATATGTTTTCATAGAATAAGCAAAATCATTATAGTCTTCTAAATTAGCATATTTATCATTATGTAATAATTTACTAAGTAAAGTGTTATCTAACTTTTCTTTAAAAAAATATATTACTGGTTGATTTTTAGATAAATCAAGGGTTTTAGGTGAAATATTTTCATTTATATTTATATATCCTAAATCTACACCTTTGTTCAATGATTTTGGACTTAAAAATCCTATTACTTTAAAGTCTATCTTCTTTCCATTAATTCTTAACTTTACAGTATCGCCTAGTTTATAATCTATTAAGTATCTATGAAGATAATTATTTATAATTATACTATTTTCTTTATCATTTTCTTTGAACCAGTTTCCATACTCTAAATCACTTTTTAATATTGTCTGTTTAGTATTGAATAAATCAACACTTAAGTCATTTAAATCATTCATTACATCTTTTCTATTCTCATATGGAATTTTTTCAATATAATCATTAACAGAAATATTATTTACTGACTCTATACTATCTATTTTAATTGGATAATATTGAAAATAATCTATATCATTTTCGATAAGTTTTTTATCTGTAATTAATTTTCCTTCTAAAGTTGTTTGATATACAATTGAATTTTTTATACTATTATCAACTTCATAATTGCTAAACATAGCAAAGGTTATTTCAGATATCATAAACAACAACAAAACAAATATTATTGTTATTGTTAATAGACTAGAGCTAAAAGCATTGGTTTTACAATCATTATTAAGATATATAAAAGTAATCGAGTATTTTCCCTTAATAATTTTTTTAATTAAACATACCATTTTTAATAATGCATATATCAAACTGTATACCAATAAATCTAG from Clostridioides difficile ATCC 9689 = DSM 1296 includes the following:
- a CDS encoding DUF3139 domain-containing protein — encoded protein: MKKYKVIFIVLIIGIISVTGFVVYKNYIKPWKDAETYIDKYMVKQDISKDNIKSITKEKAKKASYEGILYKVYYKGDPRYEYQYFYSDNYYALYVNKVMLQIYDMENNNKLLRSNEELKSVKYPPIYLKYKPDK
- a CDS encoding macrolide family glycosyltransferase, yielding MSKIVFFSIPAYGHTNPTIEVVRELVDRGNEVLYYSFNEFKDKIEGAGAKFICCDKYLPELLPGDEKKIGKDFPGLIEMIVDTTISLDEKVCRELKDFNPDCIVSDSLSFWGKLFAQKLNIPYVCSTTTFAFNKHTAKLMKQNFIEIIRMIFGVRRINKKIKLLQRKGYEVKNFISIVSNDNDTDTIVYTSKEFQPMVETFSSKYSFVGPSVSKLIIEPKERKRKLIYISLGTINNKNVSFYKNCINAFKDSDVDVIMSVGRSTNIKSLGNIPNNFEVKNSVEQIAILQKTDVFVTHSGMNSVNESLYYGVPMVLFPQHSEQRMVAKRVVHLGAGIMLKEDKSESIKKAVFQVINDNEYKENATKLSKSFYNAGGSKKAADVILQIICNSRQVDI
- a CDS encoding AbrB/MazE/SpoVT family DNA-binding domain-containing protein translates to MVPPKGKFFFGAVVVGERGQIVIPKEAREVFNINAGDKLLVLGDEERGLGIVHQRDLINFIGHVGVVRKEE
- a CDS encoding EFR1 family ferrodoxin (N-terminal region resembles flavodoxins. C-terminal ferrodoxin region binds two 4Fe-4S clusters.); protein product: MILYFSGTGNSRYVARKIAQELNDELISLNQLIKEEKTDELISADKPFIFVCPTYAWRLPIVVTDFIKETKFLGSNRVYFVMTCGGDTAKSINYIQKLCKYKEWQLKGMAEIKMPENYIALFSTTDKETSKQMIKEADKQIYRIISDIRNENEFETITPSGLGGTIKSGIINTVFYKTIISAKGFHYTDKCIGCGKCVELCPLNNINLKNKKPVWKNNCTHCMACICGCPTEAIEYKNKTQNRERYYLE
- a CDS encoding ArsR/SmtB family transcription factor, which codes for MEKECQQRMQEITSKFKECRKAISAMGDETRQLILIALLESDFNGIRVGEITKKTHLSRPAVSHHLKILKEAEIVNLRREGTKNYYYLDSKKSQWKSLTELINLIFVGIQHISENDIRKGD
- a CDS encoding nitroreductase family protein, whose translation is MKYQHIIEVDKELCIGCGLCKNDCPVNNIIIENKKSVIKKQDCLMCGHCAAICPTKAIALTGFDEPPIELTNKPKLDSDELLMAIKSRRSIRKFKDKEVSSEIVKQIIEAGRYTPSAKNSQDVSYIVLDNKKSIYENEAVKFFRKIKPIANIAIKYSKEVEIDDNFFFKHAPIAIMIITKDKISGSLAASNMALMAESYGLGVLFSGYFSDVANNSPKLKKLLGLKRSNHVLTTLVIGYPDVKYRRTAQKEVATVRYL
- a CDS encoding 6-phospho-beta-glucosidase, with the translated sequence MSFKNDFLWGGATAANQCEGGYNEDERGLANVDVCPTGKDRTAVITGKLKMFDFDDEHYYPAKTGIDMYHNYKEDIKLFAEMGFKVYRMSIAWSRIFPKGDEETPNEKGLQFYENIFKECKKYKIEPLVTITHFDCPMHLVKKYGAWRNRKMIGFYEKLCNVIFRRYKGLVKYWLTFNEINMILHAPFMGAGICFEEGEDVEKIKYQAAHHELVASAIATKIAHEVDSNNLIGCMFAAGSVYPYSCNPNDVWEATKLDRENYFFVDVQSKGKYPNYALKYMEQKGITPEMEPGDIELLNKYTVDFISFSYYNSRCVRTDENADDMAEGNIFISAKNPYLSYSQWGWPIDPLGLRITLNHVYDRYEKPLFIVENGLGAKDIADENGYVEDDYRIDYIREHIKAMHDAVSIDGVDLLGYTTWAPIDLVSAGTGEMEKRYGFIYVDRDNSGNGSLRRMKKKSFEWYKKVIASNGEDLY
- a CDS encoding beta-glucoside-specific PTS transporter subunit IIABC, producing the protein MGKYKQLAQEIVNNVGGKENISGLVHCITRLRFTLKDESIANDNVLKNMEGIVTVMKSGGQYQVVIGNHVEAVYKDVVEIIGLDDSSTSSETKKSGNILDKGIDIISGIFQPVLGIMAACGMLKGFNALFVAMGLYSDVSGGYMVINAAGDALFTFLPLFLGYTSAKKFGLKPMLGLALGAAVCYPAIQGSSISVGADVMYTLFKGTMFASPVYIDFFGLPIVSIDYTGTVVPIIFIVYFASRCEKLFNKCVPDLVKFFFVPMLTLLITVPVALIVIGPIATFGSTLISQIVISIRDFSPLLAGAIVGFTWQILVIFGMHWGFIPVYINNVMTLGYDNVMMPFFACTFASSAVVLAIFFKTKDKKLKEMAIPNFISGIFGVTEPAIYGILLPLKKPFIISCIASGIGGAFYGFFNLRKFITGGMGIFELPAMIEPDGGMGNLIVALSGIAISMVVAFVLTMILYKDEKVEESKKVRNKGKEEIKEVKSTKLEREIVTSPIKGEVLKLSDIEDAAFASGVLGQGVAIIPSDGKVVAPVDGVVTTLFPSLHAIGILSDTGVEVLIHIGLNTIQLEGRGFEACIKQGDRITKGQTILNFDVDAIKELGYSTVTPIVITNSSQFLDVVETESKNIELEDNLITVLF
- the licT gene encoding BglG family transcription antiterminator LicT, whose protein sequence is MIINKILNNNVIITLDDNDEEVIVMGKGIGYQKSKGNLIDKTKVNKVFRISNKEISNKLQELLNNIPIEHMKLSSEIIEYAQIKLNKKLNESIYISLSDHTYSAIQRMKEGINVKNAILWEIKRFYKEEFEIGMKALDIIENKTGIKLPEDEAGFIAFHIVNAQLSEGHTLASDITKLIQEVLSIVRYHFRIEFHEESVFYYRFIMHLKFFAQRLLLDSAHEGETDKELLSIIKSKYNKEFECVVKIKNFIKKQYNYILTDDELIYLTIHLAKVVKDSNM